From a region of the Ficedula albicollis isolate OC2 chromosome 1A, FicAlb1.5, whole genome shotgun sequence genome:
- the TCF20 gene encoding transcription factor 20 isoform X2: MQSFREQSSYHGNQQSYPQEVHASSRLEEFSPRQQAQMFQSFGGGAGSGRRGATGASTAMPGESSGHQSYQGFRKEAGEFYYMAANKDPVVSGGQQPPQRRPSGPVQSYGPPQGSSFGSQYGSEGHVGQFQTQHSTLGGVSHYQQDYTGPFSPGSAQYQQQASSQQQQVQQLRQQIYQSHQPLPQASSQSASSTSHLQPMQRPSTLPSSASGYQLRVGQFSQHYQPPSSSSSSSFPSPQRFGQSGQNYDGSYNVNSGSQYEGHAVGSNAQAYGTQSNYSFQTQPMKSFEQSKLPQSGQQGQQQQQHPPQHVMQYSNAATKLSLQSQVGQYSQTEVPVRSPMQFHQNFSPISNPSPAASVVQSPSCSSTPSPLMPGGENLQCGQGNMSMGSRNRILQMMPQLSPTPSMMPSPNAHASGFKGFGLEGLQEKRLTDPGLSSLSALSSQVANLPNTVQHMLLSDALAPQKKSSKRSSSSKKADSCTNSEGSSQAEEQLKSPMAESLDGGCSSSSEDHGERVRQLSGQSTSSDTTYKGGNLERPNSSPAQGSQNEPSKLSSSPAAREDVSSPDGKEAVVAVENAPKLNEKAVGVIVSREAMAGRVEKSGGQDKPAQDDASTAPQAPASTSGAKEAGHAGTQQETQGGGKGSKSGDNTNHNGEGNSQSGHAVVGPNFPARTESSKSPGSLRYSYKDNIAPGIQRNIGGFPQYPSGQEKGDFPGHGERKGRNEKFPSLLQEVLQGYHHHPDRRYSRNAQEHSGMAGSLEGAMRPNVLISQTNELTNRGLLNKSMGSLLEGPHWGPWDRKSSSAAPDMKQINLADYPIARKFDVEAQSAAHEAGALSERRSVICDISPLRQLVRDPGPHPMGHMGPEARSGRSERLAPGLSQSVILPGGLVSMETKMKAHSGQIKEEDFEQAKSSASLNNKKTGDHCHPAGIKHESFRGNASPGAAVSDAAPDYMPQQDSRSTQMRRGPGRTGRGKSPSQYQDLADKLKMSPGRSRGPGADLHHMNPHMTLSERVSRGSLHSVYPQNSEGPSLASAYHTNARPHAFGDPSQSLNSQYHYKRQIYQQQQEEYKDWASSAAQGVIAAAQHRQEGARKSPRQQQFLERVRSPLKNDKDGMMYLQGSSYHDTGSQEAGRCVMGSDSTQSKCTELKHGNQKLQHHESGWDLSRQTSPAKSSGPLGAANQKRFCPQESDGHRREESTDLPKPSNAMLRLPGQEDQSPQNPLIMRRRVRSFISPIPTKRQPHDMKSSGGEDKGRLMTSAKEGADKTYNSYAHSSQSQDAGKSVAKGDSFKDLPSPDNRNCPAVSLASPAKTKILPPRKGRGLKLEAIVQKITSPNIRRSVSTNSAETGPDTVTLDDILSLKSGPEGGNVAGHGPEAEKRKGEMSDQVGPASQDTTGEKTVPRSSEEWQSSEDDKNKKEVPETTSIGKEGAGSSAAPPPSQKSGGQGRSDGSVSGAGTLTFSDSKTISPSSAFISEPNPKSEEKDGDVTNISPKPDGFPPKGYFPSGKKKGRPIGSVNKQKKQQQQQQQQLPVPPPPPPAPSQPAEGAGAGEPKPKRQRRERRKPAAQPRKRKPRRAAPIVEPQEPEIKLKYATQSVDKTDSKNKSFFPYIHVVNKCELGAVCTIINAEEEEQNKLVRGRKGQRSSTPPPSNAESKVLPTSTFMLQGPVVTESSVLGHLVCCLCGKWASYRNMGDLFGPFYPQDYAATLPKNPPPKRATEMQSKVKVRHKSASNGSKTDTEEEEEQQQQKEQRSLAAHPRFKRRHRSEDCSGASRSLSRGASCKKATTDGGSGGEKTPLDSKPSMPTSEGGTELELQIPELPLDSNEFWVHEGCILWANGIYLVCGRLYGLQEAVEIAREMKCSHCQEPGATLGCYNKGCSFRYHYPCAIDADCLLNEENFSVRCPKHKVRLLR, translated from the coding sequence ATGCAGTCCTTTCGGGAGCAAAGTAGTTATCACGGAAACCAGCAGAGCTACCCGCAGGAAGTGCACGCTTCATCCCGACTGGAAGAGTTCAGCCCCCGCCAGCAGGCCCAGATGTTCCAGAGCTTTggaggaggtgctggcagtggaCGTCGTGGAGCAACTGGAGCCTCTACAGCAATGCCTGGTGAGAGCTCTGGCCATCAGAGCTACCAAGGTTTCAGAAAAGAAGCAGGAGAGTTTTACTATATGGCTGCCAACAAAGATCCAGTGGTGTCAGGAGGGCAGCAGCCGCCTCAGCGCAGGCCTTCTGGACCAGTACAGAGCTATGGGCCCCCTCAAGGGAGTAGCTTTGGGAGTCAGTATGGGAGTGAGGGACATGTGGGCCAGTTCCAAACACAGCACTCGACCCTTGGGGGTGTATCCCACTATCAACAGGATTATACTGGTCCTTTTTCTCCAGGGAGTGCCCAGTATCAGCAGCAGGCTTCtagccagcagcagcaggtgcagcagctgAGACAGCAGATCTATCAATCTCATCAGCCTTTACCCCAGGCTTCCAGCCAGTCTGCTTCTAGCACCTCACACTTGCAGCCAATGCAGCGTCCATCCACACTGCCTTCCTCTGCTTCAGGCTACCAGTTACGAGTGGGTCAGTTCAGCCAACACTATCAGCCACCTTcgtcatcctcctcctcctctttcccttccccacagcGTTTTGGCCAGTCAGGACAGAATTATGACGGAAGCTACAATGTGAATTCTGGGTCGCAGTACGAAGGCCATGCTGTGGGCTCCAATGCACAGGCCTATGGCACCCAGTCGAACTACAGCTTTCAAACTCAACCGATGAAAAGCTTTGAGCAGTCTAAGCTGCCCCaaagtgggcagcaggggcagcagcaacagcagcaccCACCTCAGCACGTAATGCAGTATTCAAATGCTGCCACCAAACTCTCTCTTCAAAGTCAAGTGGGACAGTACAGCCAGACTGAAGTTCCTGTAAGGTCACCGATGCAGTTCCACCAAAACTTCAGTCCAATCTCTaatccatctcctgctgcaTCTGTGGTTCAGTCTCCAAGCTGCAGCTCTACGCCTTCTCCACTCATGCCAGGTGGAGAAAATCTCCAGTGTGGGCAAGGCAACATGTCCATGGGCTCTAGAAACCGAATCCTGCAGATGATGCCTCAGCTTAGTCCTACACCATCTATGATGCCAAGCCCCAATGCTCATGCGAGTGGATTCAAGGGGTTTGGACTGGAAGGACTGCAGGAAAAAAGGCTCACAGATCCAGGTCTGAGCAGCCTGAGTGCTCTAAGTTCTCAAGTTGCCAATCTGCCCAACACAGTCCAGCACATGTTGCTCTCGGATGCCTTGGcacctcagaaaaaaagttcCAAAAGATCATCCTCTTCCAAGAAGGCTGACAGCTGCACCAACTCAGAAGGCTCCTCCCAGGCAGAGGAGCAACTCAAGTCTCCCATGGCAGAGTCCCTGGATGGTGGCTGTTCCAGTAGTTCAGAGGATCATGGGGAAAGGGTGAGACAGCTGAGTGGCCAGAGCACCAGCTCAGACACCACTTACAAAGGGGGTAATTTAGAGAGACCCAACTCCTCACCAGCACAAGGTTCTCAGAATGAGCCATCAAAACTCAGCAGCAGTCCTGCAGCTAGGGAAGATGTGAGCTCCCCTGATGGGAAGGAAGCTGTGGTGGCTGTGGAAAATGCTCCAAAATTGAATGAAAAGGCAGTTGGGGTGATTGTCTCCCGGGAAGCCATGGCAGGAAGAGTAGAAAAGTCAGGTGGACAAGATAAACCTGCACAAGATGATGCTTCCACAGCCCCTCAGGCACCAGCTAGCACTAGTGGAGCAAAAGAAGCTGGGcatgcagggacacagcaagAAACTCAAGGAGGAGGTAAAGGGAGCAAAAGTGGCGATAACACTAACCATAATGGGGAGGGGAACAGCCAGTCTGGTCATGCAGTCGTTGGGCCAAATTTTCCTGCAAGAACAGAATCTTCCAAGTCTCCTGGTAGTTTAAGATACAGCTACAAGGATAATATAGCACCTGGTATACAAAGAAATATTGGTGGCTTTCCACAGTATCCGTCTGGTCAAGAAAAGGGGGATTTTCCAGGGCATGGTGAGCGCAAAGGCCGTAATGAGAAGTTTCCTAGCCTCCTACAAGAGGTTTTACAGGGGTACCACCATCATCCAGACAGAAGGTATTCTAGGAATGCTCAGGAGCATTCTGGGATGGCTGGGAGTTTGGAGGGAGCTATGAGGCCCAATGTTTTAATTAGTCAAACCAATGAATTGACCAATAGAGGCCTCCTAAACAAAAGCATGGGGTCCCTCCTGGAAGGCCCTCACTGGGGTCCCTGGGATAGGAAGTCTAGCAGTGCAGCTCCAGACATGAAGCAGATAAATTTAGCTGATTACCCTATTGCTAGAAAGTTCGATGTGGAGGCTCAGTCTGCTGCCCATGAGGCAGGAGCACTCTCAGAGAGGAGATCAGTGATCTGTGACATATCTCCATTAAGGCAGCTTGTAAGAGATCCTGGCCCTCACCCCATGGGGCACATGGGTCCTGAGGCCAGAAGTGGAAGGAGTGAACGTCTTGCCCCTGGCTTGAGCCAATCAGTAATACTCCCTGGTGGTTTAGTATCCATGGAAACGAAGATGAAAGCTCACAGTGGGCAAATAAAGGAGGAAGATTTTGAACAGGCAAAGAGCTCAGCTAGTctcaataataaaaaaacaggaGACCATTGTCATCCCGCTGGCATCAAGCATGAATCGTTTCGAGGCAatgccagccctggagctgcagtcTCCGATGCTGCTCCAGACTACATGccccagcaggacagcagatCAACACAGATGAGACGGGGACCTGGCAGAACTGGAAGGGGTAAATCACCCTCTCAATATCAGGATCTTGCTGATAAGCTGAAAATGTCACCAGGCAGAAGCAGAGGCCCGGGGGCAGATCTGCATCACATGAACCCACACATGACACTATCTGAAAGAGTTAGCAGGGGTTCCTTGCATTCTGTCTACCCTCAGAATTCGGAAGGCCCATCTCTGGCTTCAGCATATCACACAAATGCTAGGCCTCATGCTTTTGGTGACCCCAGCCAGAGTCTGAATTCCCAGTATCATTACAAGAGACAGATATACCAGCAACAGCAAGAAGAATACAAAGATTGGGCAAGCAGCGCTGCTCAGGGTGTgattgctgcagctcagcacaggcaggaaggagcaaGGAAGAGCCCAAGACAACAGCAGTTTCTGGAAAGAGTAAGGAGTCCCTTAAAAAATGACAAGGATGGAATGATGTACCTTCAAGGTAGTTCTTACCATGATACTGGAAGTCAGGAAGCTGGGCGCTGTGTCATGGGCAGTGACAGTACTCAGAGCAAATGCACTGAACTGAAACACGGCAACCAGAAGTTGCAGCATCATGAATCTGGCTGGGACCTCTCTCGGCAAACTTCTCCTGCCAAAAGCAGTGGCCCTCTTGGAGCAGCCAACCAAAAAAGATTCTGCCCTCAAGAAAGCGATGGGCATCGACGAGAGGAATCTACAGATTTGCCCAAGCCTAGTAATGCTATGCTTAGGCTCCCTGGCCAAGAAGACCAGTCTCCTCAAAACCCGCTAATCATGAGGAGGAGGGTCCGTTCTTTCATCTCTCCTATCCCTACCAAAAGACAGCCACATGATATGAAGAGCAGTGGCGGTGAAGATAAAGGGCGACTGATGACTTCAGCAAAAGAAGGAGCTGATAAAACATACAACTCCTATGCCCATTCATCTCAAAGCCAAGATGCTGGCAAGTCAGTTGCAAAGGGAGATTCCTTCAAGGACCTGCCAAGTCCTGATAATAGGAATTGTCCTGCTGTTTCCCTCGCAAGCCCGGCAAAGACCAAAATATTGCCCCCAAGAAAGGGGCGAGGATTAAAACTGGAAGCTATTGTTCAAAAAATTACATCTCCCAATATTAGGAGAAGTGTTTCTACCAACAGTGCTGAAACTGGTCCAGATACTGTCACTCTTGATGACATCCTGTCCCTCAAGAGTGGACCTGAAGGAGGAAATGTGGCTGGACATGGACCAGAGgctgagaagaggaaaggagaaatgtcAGATCAAGTGGGGCCAGCAAGCCAGGATACAACTGGTGAAAAAACTGTTCCAAGATCTTCAGAAGAGTGGCAAAGCAGCGAGgatgataaaaacaaaaaagaggtCCCTGAAACCACCAGTATCGGCAAAGAAGGAGCAGGATCCAGTGCAGCACCACCACCTTCTCAGAAGTCAGGTGGTCAGGGAAGGTCTGATGGATCTGTAAGTGGAGCTGGAACTCTGACCTTTTCCGACTCAAAAACAATTTCCCCTTCCAGTGCGTTCATTTCTGAACCAAATCCAAAGTCTGAGGAAAAAGATGGAGACGTGACAAACATTTCACCCAAGCCAGATGGTTTCCCTCCAAAGGGATATTTCccctctggaaagaaaaaagggaggcCAATTGGGAGTGTGAACaagcagaagaagcagcagcagcagcaacagcagcagctgcctgtgcccccaCCTCCCCCACCAGCACCATCACAGCCTGCAGAAGGGGCGGGTGCTGGTGAGCCAAAGCCCAAGAGGCAAAGGAGGGAGAGGCgaaaacctgcagcacagccacggAAGCGGAAGCCTAGACGGGCTGCTCCAATCGTGGAGCCTCAAGAACCAGAGATCAAGCTTAAATATGCTACCCAGTCTGTAGATAAAACTGACTCCAAGAATAAGTCCTTTTTCCCTTATATTCATGTGGTAAACAAGTGTGAATTAGGCGCTGTGTGCACAATCATAAATGcggaggaagaggagcagaacaAATTGGTGAGGGGTCGGAAAGGACAGAGGTCTTCAACACCCCCTCCTAGCAATGCGGAGAGCAAAGTGCTGCCCACCTCAACTTTCATGCTGCAAGGCCCTGTAGTAACGGAGTCTTCTGTCTTGGGGCATCTGGTTTGCTGCCTGTGTGGCAAATGGGCCAGCTATCGTAACATGGGTGACCTCTTTGGTCCTTTCTACCCCCAGGATTACGCAGCTACCTTGCCCAAGAATCCACCTCCAAAGAGGgccacagaaatgcagagcaagGTCAAGGTACGGCACAAAAGTGCTTCTAATGGTTCCAAGACAGATactgaagaggaggaggaacagcAACAACAGAAGGAACAAAGAAGCCTGGCTGCTCATCCCCGCTTTAAGAGGCGGCACCGCTCTGAGGACTGTAGCGGAGCCTCTCGGTCACTTTCAAGGGGAGCTTCTTGTAAAAAAGCAACCACTGatggtggcagtggtggtgaAAAGACTCCTTTGGACTCAAAACCGTCTATGCCCACTTCAGAAGGTGGCACTGAGCTGGAGTTACAAATTCCTGAACTACCTCTTGACAGCAATGAATTTTGGGTCCATGAGGGTTGTATTCTCTGGGCCAATGGGATCTACCTGGTCTGTGGCAGGCTCTATGGGCTGCAGGAAGCTGTGGAGATTGCAAGAGAGATG